The Triticum aestivum cultivar Chinese Spring chromosome 4B, IWGSC CS RefSeq v2.1, whole genome shotgun sequence sequence AGAGCATTATGAAAGGACCTGATGTTTTCAAAAAAGAGCTATATCTGGAGAGTGGGAAATGGGAATGATATAAATATTTGGACGGACCCATCGATCCCTTCTAGTCCAAATAGGATGGTGATTACCCATACAGATCAAATAGTGCTATCTGTTATGGCAGACCTTATCGATCCAAACACAGGTCTATGGGATGAAGATCTAATTAATATGATATTTAATCCAGTGGATGCACGCAGCATTATGAAAATTCCACTAAGCCTTCACGCATTTGATGATTTTATTGCATGGCACCCTGATAGGAGGGGTAAAATTTATGTTAGGACGGCCTACGGAGTTCAATGCTTACGTAAGTTTGGGGCATATGCAAACAACATCGCGCTTCCAGGAGGATCTACTACTCTGGAAATATGAAATATTCTTATGGAAATTAGTAATCCCACATAAAGTTTCTATATTTTGCAACCGCTTATTACATGGAAATCTGCCTCTAAAAGGTATACTTACGAATACGCATATTGGATTAAGTGGACCACGCCCAATCTGCCATCAGAATTCTAAAGATATTCGACATCTCTTTTTTAAATGCATACACTCGCAAGAGTTTTGGAACCAGCTGGGATTGACTAGCTTCATTCGTAGTGTAGCCAATGTCGATCCCTCAGTCATCATGGAATACATTCCTTCTATTGAGAATACCCCTTTACTGCTAATGCCTTCACTTGAAGTGAAACAAGTGATAGTGGTGGACTGTCGGTACCTATGGTGGACCCGTCACCGTATAACTCATAATGAGATTTGCCCCCCATGTGGTAAGATGGCCTATGTACGTTCTAGCTATCATGAGCAATTACCAAAAAGCTTCAATGAAAATTATTGAAACAAATGAGCCAAAGTGGTTGAAGCCAGATCCAAAATTCATTAAGCTCAATGTTGATGCGACTTTATTTGTTAAGGAAGGAGTGGGAGCTATGGCAGCTACCATTAGAGATGATAAAGGTACCTTCCTTGCAACTCAATGTAAAATTTCCTTATGCAACCGATGTGATGACTACTGGCAATGGCGATGAGAGATGGACTGAGTTTGGCAAACAATCTGGGTTTCATCGCGTGGAAGCGGATTCCGATTCCCTAAGTGTGATCAACTTGCTCTAGACAAAATACTTGGTGGGATGCTATGGCAGCAATTTTTCAAAATGCATGGACATTAGTACCTATCGAGAAGGTCAGATTTAAGCATTGTTTTCGTTTAACTAATCAAACGGCGCATGTGCTACCTAATTTTAGTTATTGTAATAAAGTGTCTATTAGTTGGAGCTAACTTTAGTTATTATAGTAAAGTTTCTATTAGTTGGATTGTCGAGCCTCTAGTGAGAAGCTCGTACATGATGTATCTCTGTTTAGTTTCTTTAGGGGAAAAACTAAATTTGATTGATCAAATACCACTTGAAGTGGGATGCAATAAGGGTTGTGAGGTCGAAACCAAACATGGCATCCCTCATCCAGAGAATTGGAAAAGTTAGCTAAACTATCTGCTTCTTTATTTGCCGTTCGTCCTTTAAAGGTAAGTTTGCAGTTAAATTGGGTTGCTCGCTGCTTGGTCTCTCTTACAATGCTATCATTGTTGCTCCTTGATAATTTGCTTCGCGTCCAACGCAAGCCATAATGgccttttttaaaataaaaaaatctttataaacaccttgcattgtacaaggccttacggGCCAGGAGAGGAGAAGGCCCAGCAAAGTTTCAGCTGGCCCGAGATTCTGTGCTTAGATGTGGCCAACCAGGATTGTAATGACACACCAATTTTCTTGTTATATTTAAGCTCCCAATATTCTCTCGAACAAACACTTGAGACGCCGGAAGTACCTTTCTACACCCAGGAGAAATGCTCATGGTGTAACagtaaatcaaaaaaattcaataaaaatcaaaaaattctgattttttggtGAAATACTTTcacaaatgtttgttgtgcatgcaaaatttcaccACAAAATCACATAGGTGAAAGTCATGCCAAAACAACAAAATtatagctccaaaatgcttttgtaagTAACATGTTCAGGGCATAGTTTTTTTTACCACGCCTTCCACCAATGTGGTTACGTGtgcatgcacaacaaacatttgtgAAAGTATGCCAAAAAAATCAgaatgctttgaattcttctttctattttttattttactgttcaaaCCAGGAGCAAAATGCTCCTGGATGTAGAAACCCCACGTCCCCGCCTACAATTTCCATTTTGCAACGTGCGGCAGCTTTCAAGGCCCCGTGCAGGCAGCGGAGCCACGCATCGACCACCGAAAGTTATCCAAAACCAGCGGCAAACCAGGAGGGGAGCCAGCCAAGCAGCCGCGCGACGATGAAGTGCTGGTGCACACATGCGCCCAAGGGAGCAATGGCGACGCCGCTCTCCAGCCCCTTCTCCGTCCCCACCCTCCGCGCCCCGCTCTGGCACGGCCGCCTCCACGCGCCTCTCCGGGCAAGCTCCGGCGATGACGCCGCCGCCGGGCCGGAGACGCCGGCCCCGgtcgccaccgcccccgccgcgGACGAGGAGTTCGAGAAGCGCGTCCTGCAGCTGAAGTCCCGCGTCGGGCCCAAGAAGCGGGGTAGCGCCGGGGCGCGCAAGAGGAAGGCGGCCGCCGAGTCCAACGCCGTCACGCTGCCGCCGGTGCCGCTGCGGGAGCCCCGGTCGGCCCTCGGCCTGCCCGTGGAGTTCGGCTTCACCGCCTACAGCGAGCGGCTCAACGGCCTGCTGGCCACGGTGGGCCTCACCGCGCTGCTGCTGGTGGAGCTCGGCTCCGGCAAGTCCCTGGTGAAGTACCACCAGGCGCCCACGCTGTTCCTGCAGGTGTACACGATCGTCGCGACCGGCACCGTGTACGTCAAGTACGAGAAGGAGCGGATCAGCGtctggccggcgccggcgccgcccaaGGCGCCGACGAGCGGGGAATGAGCTTGGTTGGTTTTGGTCTCGTCGGTAGGATGCTTCCATTTTGTAATTTATTACGTACAACCTCCGGAGTTGCCGAGCTGTGCTGTAAAAACTGAAATTGCTTAACCACGCGAGTTCAAAAAAATACAGAATGTTTACTTACAGTCGGCTGACCTTTTTTTAACTCCACTTCCAGAATTGTTTCGTTTTTTTTAAGGGACACTTGTTTCATTTTACTAGGTGAGATGAGATTGAATTTCTTTCGTGGATGGAAGTTCCCCACTGTGTTGAGAAGAAACTCCGTCGAGGCTGCCGTGTGTGGCTGTTGAGATATTTTTTGGGGCATTGCTACCGAGATGTGGGATGTGTACTTGCACTTGTAGATTTTCTTTCTCGGATCGTCTTAAACAGGAGAATTTCCACGAAATGGACAAAAGTGGAGCCAAACAACAAACCGCTGCCGTTGGTCCTCGTCCGTGACTGCGTTTGCTACGTGGACCATATTCTGCCCAACGCAGGGGATATCAATGATGTCGTGTGTCTGCGTGGTCTACTCTTATCCACAGCTCCACCACACCGTCCAAAGAATTTCCATGGCGTGGCCCGCGCTAAACAGGCGACCAACCAATGGCACCTCGTATACGAGCAGCGCAGCCAATGATACGCATCGTCGCAACACAGTTTTTCCACATCGCCAGATCACAGGTGGACTTGACTAACGCACAAGACGAGCATCCATCATGAGAAATTCCCAGCAGCTGCTGCTGCTTACTTTTCCACTCCTCCATAAGAAAAAGGCAATGCCAAACACAGTGCGGACTTTTATTCGATGCAAATTGCCCGGCGGTGGTGCAGGTCACACCCATTAATAAACAGTAGGTAAAAAGTCTGGTCCAAAGACAGCAACAAGTCCTAATTAAACCACATCCAAACCGGGTGGGTATTGTATGCGTACCGTACCGTATCCCATCTGCTTTTCCAGACCAACAACTAGGCAAATTATAGTGAAGACAAGTCGCTTTAATACAGGTCGCCCTACCAATACCGTGCAGCAAGTAGGTAGACGGAGAAAGAGACACTTCTGCAAGCAGCTTCAGGCCATCTCTCGTTTAGTTTGAAGATTTGGCGAGAAATGTCAAAAGAGTTTGGCCACCATGTTGACATGCTGCTAGCTTCAGCTTATACCAAGCAGTCACCCGATGACGCTCATCTCATCAGTGTAACATGTGTATCACTGTAGATATTATTACGCTGCAGCATACCTCCTGAGAAAGAACGCAACAAACAAACCAATGTAGGAAGAGGGGGGCGGTATGGTCAGCAAACACTTGTTGATTTGGCTAACAGAAGCGACGACGGCTGAATCAAAATGCCACTATGTATTAGTCGGTAGAAGATTCAGATTCATTCATTGGCAGGTCAGTACCTCCTCTTCTTCGATCTACTGTCATTCGGGTTGCCGTCACGGCACCCCCCCTGAGGGCCACGGTACCTGAAGCCGTCTTCCTGCTCGCCCCTTGCTCGGTGCTCCATTCTGTTCCTGAAGCGGCCGTCAGGCTCCCGTGGACCGCCATCACCATCAGCAAAGTCGATGTCGCCATCGCCTTGGTACGGCAGCATCTCCTCGTCGCCGCCCATGGGGCTCCGTTCCAAGGATCGACGATACGCTCTCCTCTCCCCAAACCTCCTTCTCTCTGTAAGCTCAGCCTCTGCATGTATCTCGGCTAGTTGAGCGGGATGTAAAGGTGGCCCAAAGGTCTCACCTTCCACACCTTGATGCATGCCGCACCGCTTCATGTTCCTTTGCATACCTCTATCGTCATGTCCTACTCGGTCGAATGGAGAACCACGGCGTCGTATGTGGCGTTGATGAGGTAAGTATGGTCTGTCACTTCTGTTTACTGGCGGTGATCTGTGCATGGTTTCAGGGGACCGTCCCCGGTGGAAATGCACGGGGGCGCCCCTTCTTTGACCAGGTGAATGACTCCTGTCCCTGTGGATAAATGCATGATCACCTAGAGTGTGCTGTGAATGAGGATGGGGCATGAAAAACCTCTGTTCCATCATGTCATCTCGGACATCATCCATCTGCCCGTGATCCAACAGCCTAGGGTCCATAATCTCTCTCCCAGAAAATCTGTCATGTTCCATTTCTCTCATGAGACAGCCAGGCATCTGATGCGGTGGTGAACGCAGCCGCCTATGCTGAGTTCGGTGCAAGTGCCCGTACTCATTTTCATGTGGCCTCCTTCTGCCAACAATAGGTTCATCTTCAAAGTCAATTTCAGACTCATCGCTCATTCTTGGACCCCTGAAGTTCCTTGGATGGCCATGATATCCACCACCACGACCACGATAACGTGGGTCCATCCTCCGTTGATTGTTCATGTCTCTGCCACCATGGAACTCGCTGTTGTTCTCTCGCTCAGACTGCATGAACCTCTCCCATCTTTCATTCCTGTAAAGAAAAATAAAGAGGACAACCTTCTGTAACAACAGTCAAGGATAAAACCAAGAAATATAAATACGCACAGGGCAAAACCAGCCATGCTAAGAATAACAAGAATCATACCTATTAACATAAGCATTTGCCACATCTCGCCAATGTGACCCATTAACCTGTCCATCTTTTTCAATCTGtacagaagatgtcatgcaagagTCAGGTTTGGATTTTTCATGTTCTGATCTTTCACCTGTCGATTTTACCTCTGTAGATTCATTAGGTAGTTGACTGGTCGAAGCTCCATCAACAAGTGAATCCTCACCCAAAACTGGATCGTTTGGCTGTAAATTAGAGCCTCTTGCAATCTCTTCCTTTTCTGTCCCATGCTCACTCTTTACAGCAGCAATTTTTGTATTGCTCTCGCTACAATTAGCAGCTTTCTTACCATCAGGAGACTGACTCCTTTCAGATTTTATCACTGGGATTCTACACTTCTCGACAGTGTAATCAAATGTCTTTGGAGATTGCCTGGTAGAATCTATTTTATGGGAACCTGAAGTTCCCAAAATAGGTGGTCTTGTAAGATTTGCTGAACTGGCACCTGCGGAAATCTTAACATCTTCCCTGGTAACGTCAGTTTTATTCAGTGGGGAATTCTTATCAGATGTCAACAATTGTTTGTCTTTGGCTCTCCCATTAACAGAAACCTCACTTTCACGCTCCTCCTCACCTGAATGAGTGGCAATGACATCTGGCGTATTAACACGCTTCACATCACCAGTGCCCTGAATGTGAACCTTATTTGTCACGGACAAACAGTCGTGATGCATATTACTATCATCTTCTTTCCGCGGCTCAGTGATTAAGTCATTAACCTCAGTAATTTGACTATTACCCAATGACTCGACATGAGGCTTATTGGTAGTAGGCAGCTGTGAAACAGCATTATCACAATCCTCTGAAAAGTCCATTGAAGCACTTCCTTGGGACATACCATCAAATACAGCTCGGTGCAGAGAATTGAAAACCAAAGATTCAGCTGTTGGGTTGGaggaacttcgggatacatcacaAGGCTTCCGGGCCACATTTTTGCGAGCATGAACCTGATTAACTGCTGGTTTACAATCAGTAGTAGCTTTAACAGGAGTACAGCTTGCAGGTCCCGAAGCAGAAATGGTGGGTTGACTAGCTGATTCACATAATCCAACAACAGGGCTGGCAACATTACCTTCCAAATGCAGTGATTTAGCAATTAATGAATCAGACTGACCACTTACTGTTGCAATCACAGGGCTTGGGACGGCAGTTGTCACTTCTTCACGCTTGATAAATTTCTCAGTGCAAGCAGCACCACACAATTTGCCAGTTTGTACAGGAACACTATCAGTCACTACCTCCAATCCATTGCGGGCACCACTACCATTTGGAAAATTTCCAGAGTACAAATCAAAGCCAGATTTACCACACACTTGGTTTAGGTTGCCAGTTTTTTCAAATTCAGCACTACTGCTAGCCTGTCCAACACGTTGTTGGACGAACAGAGGTGCCTTTTCTACATTGTTCTGGATATGTTGCCGTGTAGGTTCTCCAGGCTCTTTCTTCACCAAATTACTGGGCATTATCTCCACATTTCCAGAAACTGTTTGTGGCATAGTGGTGTGAGGATTTACATTACACGCCACAGGCTTCGAAATCTTCTCAGCGGGTGATTTATCAGAGACTGGTGTAGGAACCGCCTGGCTGATCTTATTGGCTCTTTCAACAGGTTCAGGTGTAAATATAGCATCAGGAACATTCAGACCCTTAGGCTCATCTGTGTGATTACCAGATAGAGAGAGGCTTAGCTCTGGATCAGGAGCAAGGCCTTTCCAGCTTATTCCAAGCTCAGGTCTGGTTGGTGGTTTAAGTTGCAAATCTAAGGTAACATCAGGTGATCCACTCTTATTTGAAAGTTGATATGCATTCGACGGTTTCACAGTATTGTCAATATTTAGACTCAGCCGACTGCTTACTGAAGAAAAGGGTGCCACTGGGGGAGCCTGTGCTTTCTGATGCTGAAATGTTGTATGATGGGGTATGTTAAAGCCAGCCTGCATTGTAGGCAAACCTTCAAGTTGATCAACTGGGTTCAGTGATACATTAAGATCTAAATTAGATAGTTTTCCCAAGCTAGCGTTAGAAGAAGATTCCATGCCACTTGTTGTTTGCACATCCTTGGGAGGTCTTGCTGAAGGAAATATAGAGAAACCCTGATCTAGTTTCTCTTTCTTGACAGGGGAATTAGAGTTGATTTTGAGATTCTGACGAAACGCTAACTGTAAATCCAAAGTCAGAAACTTGTGACTCTGTGATCTGGCAACGGGAGCAACGCTCCCTAGTCTACCACTCTCTCCACGAGAGGGGATCTCGCTTGAGCCATTAGGTAGCACGCCTTTCTTCTCGTTCGTCGACGGAGTAAAAGATCTACTGGGAATATCCGATTTAGATCTATTCAAGACAGGCTCATTGCTAAAGCCCGCCCCCAGAGCCGAGACAGACATCCCCGTCGGAGTAGATGGGGGCTTCATGGAGAGTGTCATTCCAGATGGAACTGATTTGTCGGATAAGAAAACTGGCCTTTTCTTAATGGGAACACCAGCAGCCGGCTCACCCAACCGAAGCCCAAGCGGATGACCGCAAACCTGCTCACAGAACATGCACGATTTACGTACATATAGAAATGGAAAGACGTGTATCCAAGCAAGCTAGAATTAACATTCAATGAGGAAATTGCAAGTACCTCGTCCTTCTTGGCTACCGACATCTTGCTGTGTAGTAGCTTGGCAGACAATAACCTGTTTTCTCTGGTAGAAACTGAAGTCAGTCTCCCCCCAAAAAAGGCAGAAAACAACAGTACGTACAGAAAGGCACAAGTAATGCATGCCAACCCGGAATAGCCAGGCAGATGGTACGGTGGATCATACTAAGAAACTGCTACTAGCATACTAGGAGAAAAATCCCTTTGTCTATTTGCAACACCAAGAGTAAATTAATTCTTTAACTTCCAAGACACGACAAGTCTTTTCATGAGAAGGAGTCGGAGAATTAGCTGAGCAGAAGGCACGGACAAATCTGCCAAGTGTTAAATGGTGGACCGACGGCATGGCAAATCTACCAGGTGTTAATGATGAACCCGATGGCATACTTACTGCAAATATAACAGTATCTTCCAAGGAGTACTACTACAGGTCAGGCCGATTCATTCAAGAATCAAGACAGGATGAGCACATCTCAAGATCATACTAATAATCATAACTCATAAAGCAATTTCACACTGGATACTAACTGTCGGCGGAAAAGAAGAAAGTAAAAGCGCAGCAGAATCCGGAGAACTCGGCTGCCACGCTACCGTGTTGTGCCGAAGAGAAACTCGGAATTCACACAGGCTTTTTGCGGCTTGCGTGAGAGCGAAGCGCCCCATTATACCACTACTTGGAATTCACGAAGCTCACCAAGGAGAAGAGAAGTACTACAGCACTTATAACCCACAAAAGAAAACAATCGAAGTAACCGCCCAAACCCAGCGGAAGATCGATCTAGAAAGACGAATCCAATCTCActcacaaacaacaacaacaacaacaacaacaacagcaacaacatctcATATCGCCGAAATAAGACGAGGAAAATATACTACAAGCTTACTTCAAAATTACCTGGTGATCACTCCAAGCCTCCGGAAGAGAGGCCGCAGCAGCTAGCGGGCTGGAGAGGAAGTagtgggagaagaagaagaagaggagggtgCGTAGGCGAGGCGAGTGCGGCGGCGGGGCATTAAAAAGAGAGCGCGTAGTGTAGGCCGACGGCGACGGGGCACCCACTCAGCCTCAGCCCTCCGGAGACGAAATGAAATCCCTGCCTGGTGTGGTGGCTCCTCCGCACCAGTCCCTCTCCAACCAATCTCATCTGCTCCTCTCAACGAGAGATCCCTTGCCTCTCCGCGCAACCAAGACGCAACCAACGCCGAATAATAATGATGGATAGACTATACTAGTATTTCTTTCCGCCTTTGGTTTGTTTTTTATAGCCCATATCTGGGGGCGCGGGGCGGGGCGTGGTGCGTGCCTTCCGCGAAGTTCCCGGGCTGGACTCCGGTGACCTATCGTGCGGCCGTGGCGACTAGGAGGGCCGATCCCGGCCGTCCGTTGACCGAGCCAGGCCGACCTGGGCCGGGCAGTTCCTGTTGGTATCACTAACTTATTTATGGGGCCGCATTTTGTTGGTGGCACACGCGATCCAAATGGGAGAGGCGGTTTGGGCTGGGTAGTGTAGGGTAGAGGCGTAGGGGGCGACTGGCGATGGGACTCTTGCCGTCAGTTTGGCGTGGCTGATGCACGGTTCGGACGTGACCACCGGTGGGTCAGTCGGGTCTACCTACGGCCATACCCACAAGGAGACGAGCGGTTCTGTACGGGCAGGCAGGCAGCGGCACGTACCCACGCACCACGGGCTCGCAAATGGTGCAGTGAATGCTTTTGACCTGTCGTTGTCGACCGCGTCGGTCGGCGTGAGCTGTGGCGCCCTCTCTGGAACATGGAACGTGGCCAGCACTGTGGGACTTGTCGGGCGGGCCCTCCCTCCGTAGGCGTAGCGAGGAGGGAGCACACAGCAGAGCGCAGAGGATCGTCTACGTTGAAAAAAGAGCACagtacccctcaaaaaaaaaaaagagcacAGTGGGCGCGTCACGCACTTTGGCCCGGCCTCGCCTGCACCGTAAATTAATGATTTCTCTCTGCAAAAGAATAAAGAAATGAGCAGATAACGGCCCCGGAGGAGAGCTGGGGCCCACCCCGTTCCGTGGTGCTCCTCCACCGAATCGTCCCAATCTTTCGAGTTGGGATCGATCCCCGCCCCACCGAGACGAGAACAAAGCTGTCCACCACGGCTCCTTCCACATCACAAGGGCAGTGACTGGCCACGAGTCACGCTCGAAAGCTTGTAAAGAAGATGCGTCAGTCGCGGCCGGGACAAATGGTTGCCCGTGGGACAAACTGTCCAGCCGAAAGCGTCCATCCATGATGCCGTCCTATGCT is a genomic window containing:
- the LOC123092531 gene encoding uncharacterized protein, with product MKCWCTHAPKGAMATPLSSPFSVPTLRAPLWHGRLHAPLRASSGDDAAAGPETPAPVATAPAADEEFEKRVLQLKSRVGPKKRGSAGARKRKAAAESNAVTLPPVPLREPRSALGLPVEFGFTAYSERLNGLLATVGLTALLLVELGSGKSLVKYHQAPTLFLQVYTIVATGTVYVKYEKERISVWPAPAPPKAPTSGE